The sequence GCCATCTGGTATTCACAGAATAAGCGTCGTAACCAGAAACTCATCGTTCGTATGCATGGCTATGAATTGCTTCAGCCATGGATTGATCAACTTGCAATCGACAACGTTGATCAAATTGTCTTCGTCTCCGAATTCTACCGTCGTAAAGCGATCGAAACGAAGGGTTGGGACGAATCCAAAACTTCTGTCATTTCGAATACAGTTGACTTTGGCGACTTATCGCGACAGAAGTTGCCCGGTGCAGAATTCCATCTTGGGATGGCAGGGTACGTACCAATTTTGAAGCGGCCTGATCGCGCCTTGGATTTGCTCGAAGAACTGCTGAAACACGATGATCGGTTCGTCCTCCATATGCGGGGGCATGAACCATGGAACTATCAGTGGGAATGGAAAAAACCTGCTCATCAAGCCGCTTATCGCGATTTCTACTCTCGTATAGCAACGGATGAGAATTTACGTACTCACATCTCGTTCGAGTCTTTCGGCCCGGACATGGCTGGATGGTTCAGGAAAATCGGCTGGATGCTATCGCCGAGCTATCGTGAAACTTTCCATCTGGCTCCGGTTGAAGGCATGGCAAGCGGTGCATTGCCAGTTGTTTGGGAACGAGATGGCGCAGACGAGATCTTCCCTGCCGACTATGTTGTATCTGACGTTACTGAAGCAGCTCAACTTATCCTCAGTACTATCGAGGACTGTGGGGCGTATGAGACGCGTGCGTTTGAAATACAAAGTTTTGCTGCTCGTTATTCGAGATCCACAGTAAAGTCCGAATGGATAGAGTTAATTCATTCAACGGCCGACATGGAGGTAGAAGCACGTGGCACTTCTGCGTCTCCTCATTCCAGCCTCGAAGCCCTGATCGAACGGCACGAATCCAATAGTTCGGCGACTAGTTTACTGAACGCTGTCTCCGAAGCCTGGAGGATTCGCGATTACGCGACTGCTATCTCTTTGCTGGATGCCAACATCAAGCTGACGGCAAATGACACTGGAGAGTTGAAACAATGGGAGCATTGGGTTCGTGGCACGTTCCAAACGGCAATGAATCTCGAATCTGTATTACTTAAATCTGTCGACGGTTGCGTTTATCATCCAAGAAATGATCGCGCCGTTGTGGTGTCTAGTGAGCAGGCCGGAGCAGTAATATTAAAGTCTGCCGTTGAGGGGCTAGACACAAAGTCAATCGGCATTAAACTTCCCGTACCAGGAATCGAGCTAAGCCACGACAACGATTTGTCGAATGCCTCCGCGGTTTCAAAGGACTATCTAGTCAAATACGATGGGACCTTGCGCAGCAACTATTACTTAGTTCAGGCGGCATCGGAAATCGCTAGTATTTTCAGAGATACTTCTGCGCGCGTAGCTGTAGCTAACGGCGGGTTCTTTGAGTCGTTGGCCACGTTAGTCGCGGCACGTCGAGTAGGTATTCCTTTCATTTGGGCACCCTCAGCGAGCACGGATGCTGCCGAGTTCTTTAGTGCGTTTGATGAGATTCGTAATGACGATCCAGTTCATGAGATCTACCAAGCGATCTTGGAGAACACGGATGCAATACTTAATTCCCAGGACCATAATGTGGTTCTGGCGTCTCTGAAACACAAGATTCCGGTATTTGATTCTATTTCGGTTGAAAACCTCGAATCAGTGATTGCCCAAAAGGGCATTAGGCCGCAGGGAACGCAGAATAAGCTCTCCATTGCTTATGCTGGTGACGGCACGAGTGTCGACACTTTGTCTATCGTGGCGCATGTTGAAGTCTGCACAAGTGACAACGTACTACAAGTACTTGACACAGCTCCTGACGTTTTTGTGCTTGAATTGGCAAGTGGTAACGTTGCGCCTCCTGCATATGAAAAATCAGCCAATTTCGCAGATACCACGAATTTACAACAGATTCAAAAGTCGATACTGCATTCACGGGTTATGGGCGCCCGATCAGTCTTCATCTCCCATAACGATCCAGAGGCGCTCGGTCTTGGTAAAGAAATAGCTCGGAAATGCGATGTAGTTGTATCAAATGATCGCAAGTCGCTCATTTCGTACATGCGCTTGAATCCGAACTCCAATCAAATGGCTGCAAACATCTCTGGTGGTAGACGAACAGCAATCATTCCGAGCATCCCGTCACGAAACATCAAGCCGATCACGCCCTGCGAAGACGGAAGTCTATATCCAGCATCATTGGAAGACGGATTGGTTGCCGGTCGCCCTGTAGTACCTGCTTGGACTTCCGGTCTAAGCTGGGTGGACTCTTCGCAAATTGGCGACCACGACGCCGTGCTTCGGTATGAAGCTACCGGAAAACAAGAAGACGGACTTGCGTCTTTGTGGGCGAATTGCGTGGAGCTCAGCCAAGGTCGCAGTGGACTTGATTTCGCTGTATCTGTTCTCCGCACAGCCGGTTTTCCCGTAATTCACCCACGAGGTGAAACATCGAAACCATTTGGCCAACGGTTGACGGTAAATGCTGACACTACCACGCAGTTCAAGCCGGAAATCGTAGTTAAAGACTCTGTAATTTTGGATGATGGGCTCAAACGTGATCTCGTTGCTTTGTATCGCGTTTCTGATGCGCAGAGGATTGTGGTCGAAACGGGAGCTGACAGTGCTCAATCGATCACTATTACGTCGGCAAATGGTCACGAAAGCGTGGTATCGCGGGCAAGGCGAACAAACCAAAAAAGTTTGAAATCGGCTAGTTTGTCAGAGTTCAGCGATTCTGGCGTCTCGATTGTAGTTGCTACATACAATGGTGCCGCGCGACTGCCGCGGTTATTGAGCACCATTTTGAAGCAGCGGCTACCGTTCTCTTTGCTGGAACTGGTCGTCGTTCCTAATGGTCCCGATGATGGAACTCAAGATTTACTGAGAGCTTGGAGCGGAGAGCATCCTGACATTTCGTTAAAGATTCTTCCTGTAGAAGAAGCGGGTGTTGCCAAAGCACGCAACCTAGGTATAGCAAACGCGTCGAGGCAGTACATAACCTTTGTCGACGATGATGATTATCTGGAACCGAACTACTTGCTTTCCCTCTATTCGCGTGCCGATAACAACACTGTTGTGCTTGGAAGGCTGTCGGATGTCGATGAGGAGACAAACGAGATCGTCCGCGACACGACGACAAACAGGCGAGTTACTGAACTTTCTGGAAGATTATTGCCTCTGGCACAGCGTGCAGGTGCTTTGGGCATGAACGGCGCTAAGCTCCTTCCAACGTGGCTGACTCGTGAATGCACCTATGATTCATCGTTACGCAGTGGGGAAGACGTGGCCTTCATGGCTCAGCTGCTAAGGAAGCCAGGTATATTCGTGACATCTTCGGCAGACGTCGGCGAAGCGGACTATATGCGGGTCATGAGGTTCAATTCGATTTCTCGACGTGAGGAGACCTTCGAATTCATGGTTCTTGAACGGTTAGATGTCCTGGCGCTTCTTCATCGAACTTGGGAACAGAGTGAATACAAGGGTGGAAAGGGCACGATACAGTATTTGGCCACGGGACAACTCGGCTTCATGAAGCGCTTCGTTCTGGAGAGCAGGAGCATCGCGGATTATGAGCGAACACTTCACGCCATTGAAGAGCGTAATATGGATTCGTTAGCAATCCTCCAGCCGTTACTTGCTAATCTGCGTTCGGCAATAAGCGATCCCATGTCGTTGAATGACGGTAAGCGAATTTCGCTAGCACGCGAGTAATAGTGCGAACCGCAGTTTAGAGTTGCTGCAGATGCCTGCTTAAGAATTCTGCAGCAACTCATTGCATTGCTTAGCGTCTGACCCGATTCAAAACCGAGAGAATTTTCAACGAGGCATGAAACTTACATCGATAGAACTTCGTCGTGCATTATGGCATTTGAGAACCGGTGGTATTTCTCAACTGCGAGAATGGTATGAGCGGGAGACGTATACTGCTCGGTCGAATGGGATCAGAGGTTCTCGTGCGAGTTCTTTGGAAAATGAACTAGGTCTTCAATTCCCGGTCATGGTCTCCGAAGACCGCCACCGACCTGTACCTGTAACAAATGTTGCAGTAATTTTGGATGATTTCAGTGCAAAAGCATGGGCTCCAGAATGGAACTGCACATTCATTACTCCTGAATCGTGGAAGCAAGATCTGAAAAGCCAGAAATTCGATTTACTCTTTGTAGAATCTGCCTGGGCAGGAAATAAAAAATCTTGGCAGTATCATTTGACAGGACCAACGGCGCCCCGGCCTGCATTTGTTGAGATGGTGGAAGGCTTCAAACAGCTTTCGATACCTACTGTCTTTTGGAATAAAGAGGATCCACCGCATTTTGCTGATTTTCTGGAGACAGCAAAGCTCTTCGAACATGTCTTTACTTCTGATTCAAGATTAATCCCCGAGTATCGCAAAGAACTGGGTCACGACCGCGTGTCAGCTCTGAGTTTCGCCGCCCAACCTGAGTTCCATAACCCCGTCCGTCCCTTGAACCAAGAACGTCGAGACGTTGCCTTCGCCGGTATGTACTTCGCCGACAAATACCCCGAGCGTAAGGAACAGATGGACATAGTCCTGGGGGGAGCGAGCGATATTTCCTCACGTTTGTCGACAGGGCTTGACATCTTTTCCCGGCAGCATGGCGGGGATAAGAAATATCAGTTCCCAGCGCCGTATGACAAGAATGTCGTGGGCTCACTGGATTACGAGAAGATGCTTTCTGCGTATAAGTACTACAAGGTGTTCCTAAACGTGAATTCCGTTGTCGATTCCCCAAGTATGTGCGCTCGTCGCATCTTCGAGATCACCGCGGCAGGTACTCCAGTAGTTTCTGCGCCAAGCGCTGCAATAGAAAATTTCTTTTCTGCTTCTGAAGTTCTTCAGGTATCCAATAGGAAAGAGGCCTCGGACGCAATCCGTAGCTTAGTACGAAGTCCAGAACTTCGTGATCGCATGGTCCATATGGGGCAACGCCGGATTTGGCAGAATCATACCTATGCGCATCGTGCTATTCAGATTGAGCAGCAAGTTGGGCTACAAAATTCTGATAACCAGCCGTTGAGGATGACCTCTACACCCAACGTCACCGCGATCGTATCCACGATACGTCCGCATCAGTTGCACCACATATTTAAAACTGTAGGAAAGCAAAGAGACGTTAATGTTGAGCTGATCCTTGTTACTCACAAGTTCACGCCTGATTACAATGAATTAGCTTCATATGCTCGTGAAGCAGGAATATCTGAGTACCGAGTCCTGGAATTGGGAGAGCAAAGCACATTAGGTGACTGCCTTAATGCTGCTGTATCCGAAGCCTCAGGTGATTTCATCACCAAAATGGACGATGATGACCTGTACGGAGAGCATTACCTCTTTGATCAAGTAGCATCATTACGATTCAGCGGTGCATCCGTGGTTGGAAAGCAAGCACACTATATGTATCTGGCTGATTCAAACGCGACATTGCTCCGGTTTGCGGAGCGAGAACATCGTTTCACTGACCTTGTCATGGGTCCAACGATGTTGGGGCATGCTTCCGTTTTCAAGGAAACGCCATTTAAAACTCGGAACCGTGGAGAAGATACGCGATTCCTGAAAGACATTGTTGAACGTGGTGGGACGATCTATTCAAGCGACCGATTCAACTTCACTCAGATGCGCGGAAGCGACGGACAGTCTCATACATGGGACTTGAGCGACGCTGAGCTTACTGCTACGGGGAGTATTCAGTGGTTTGGGCGCAATGAAAACCACGTGTTTTTCTAAGAGAGCATGATAGTGCAGATAGTTCGAGCAAGGACGAAAGGGTGTAATCGATGAGAATCATGCTTCTTACGCACTCGTTTACCCCTGAAATCTCGCCACCTCAGCGACGCTGGTCTATTATCGCTGACGAGTTAGCCCAATTGGGACACAGGGTCACAGTAGTGACTCCGAAATCAGATCGAATTGCGACAGAGAGCCAACGTCTTCTGCTCAGTAATGATCGTGTGAAGCTGCAAAATTACCCCTCGATGCGGCGTTCTCGGACGATGCTGGGAAAAGTGGTAAAGCACGGAGTGGATGCCATAATCAGTGTCCCTGCCGCCTTCCTTGGACAAAAGCCTGACGTAATCGTTGCTACTGTGCCCGCGATTCCAACACTTATTGTCGGTTACATCGCAAGTCAATTGCGGAGAGTCCCGTTTGTTGTTGATTTGCGTGATGCCTGGCCCGACTTACTGAGCGAATCGCAAGTCCTGAAACTGCGGTGGCTGGAACCGCTCATATCGAAATTTATCAGTTTTGTGGTGAATAGAAGTGACATGCTGATAACCGTTACCCATGGTCTAGCTGAGAAGATGCAGAGCAATGGAGCTAAGAATGTCGCGACTATTTCTAATGGCGTTGAAACTGAACGGGCCAGTCTCCCAATAACCCCGCGCGCACATAACGACGAATTTCATATTCTTTATCTTGGAAATATTGGACGCAGCCAGGGTCTGGAAACCGTCATTCGTGCTATGACACAAGTCCCGGATAATGTTTATCTACGCGTGGTCGGGCAGGGGACTGAAAAAAATAAGCTGGTTGAAATGGCCGAAACGCTTGGCATCAACGCAGAGTTTCTTGATCCCGTGTATGGGCGAGAAGTGTTAGAAAATTATTCTTGGGCGGATACGTGTCTGGTCTCACTTCGGTCTGACTGGCCGAGTTTCAAATACACGGTGCCTTCGAAGCTATACGAGCTTCTATACCTCAATCAGCACGTGACAGGGCTAGTGCAAGGGGAAGCCGCCGGGATTATCAGAGCTTCAGAAGCGGGTATTGTAGTAGAGCAAAGTGTCCCAGCGCTGGTCGAGTACATTAATCAGATGGCTGCGAATCCGGAATTTTTGCGCACAGAACGTCGAGGGACAGCATGGGTTCTAGAAAATGGCTCATTACGCAAGTCTGGCCGTGAGTACGCCAGTATCCTGAGCGAAGTTATTGAATCGAAGTCCAAGAGATAGAGCAAGTCTGTTGAATCTGAAAGTTATTCCGAACGCAATCAACACGGCTAATCTGGTTATTTCAAATATTGCCGACGATCCGACTTATTTTGCTTTGCAGATTGGTCGTCGATTCCGTGGAAATCCAGTTATTCGCCTCGTGACCAGCTATCTGGATAGAAACAGTGCACCTGTAGAGCAGCGAGCGCTGGGTGCGATGCTCAACGATGACAGCAGCGGATTGCGAGCTGCGTGCGGAGAATGGCTCGGCATGGAAACAGAATTGCCATATTCCGTTTTCTTGGCGAATCTATGTATTGCTTCAGGCGAATGGCACCTGGCAGGCATGTTGCTCGACGGTGATTCCAAATCGAGTCGGAAGATCAGAGCAAAGGCACGCTTAATGTGGTCATTGGGACACATGACGAATGCGATCGAGATTTTGGAGCTGATCGGCCGCGGCAGGCAACTCAGTCACTACCGATCAGAACTGGCGACCTTCCAAGGTCTGGCACCAACAATCTCAGCCCAAGCACAAAGTAAGTCCACATCGAGTGAATTTCGGAGTGTCTTATACGTAGCGACTAATTCGCTGCCCCACACGGGAAGCGGGTACGCTCAGCGCACGCAGTCGATTCTAAAGTCGTTGTCTGGCAAAAAGTGGAACGTCAAAGCGCTAACTAGGGTTAACTATCCGATTAACATCGGTAAGCTAACCGCAGGCAAATCCGATGTAGTCTCCGGAATTACTTACGAACGTTGCTTGCCGTTCCCCGCAAAACACGATTTCGCCGGCAGAGTCCAACAACAAGCGGATGATCTCCTGGCTAGGGTGCTTAATGATCGTCCGGATGTACTGCATACGACCACTGACTTCTCCAATGCACTAGCGGTTCGGGCCGTTGCCGAAGCGACAGGAACTCCATGGATCTACGAAGTTCGTGGGCAATTAGCTGATACGTGGCTCTCGACACGGCCAGAAGATTCAAGAAGCTCTGAACGATATCGGCTTTTTGTGGAGCGAGAGGCTGATGTGGCGCGGCATGCGGACTACGTATTCACGCTTGGAAACGAGATGAAGCAGAATTTAGTGCTTGCGGGTGTCGACGAGTCCAAGATCTCGTTATTGCCCAATGGGATTGGAGAAGAGTTCCTTCAACTTCCTGTCAATCGAGAAGATGCGCGAGGACAGCTCGGTCTGGATTCAAAAGCAATATATGTAGGCACCGTCAGTAGCTTGGTCCCATATGAAGGGCTGTCCACGGTCGTCGAAGCAATTGCGAAGCTGGCAAGCGAACATTCTAATCTTCGTTTACTGATCGTAGGAGACGGCACGGATAGAGAAAACTTGATCCGACTCGCTAAGACGCTTGGCATCGAATCTCGCTGTGAATTCCCAGGACGCGTTGCCCGTGAAGTTGCGCATCTTTACCACGCATCGCTGAATGCGTTTGTCGTACCACGCGTGGATTCAGCGGTAACCCGATCGGTCACACCACTGAAGCCTGTCGAAGCCATGGCCTCCAGCGTGCCCGTTTTGGCCTCGAATCTCCCGGCCTTGAGCGAATTAATCACCGATGGTGAGAGCGGCCACTTGATTGCAGCGGAAGATGTTTCCGAGTGGGCTGAGGCAATCGAGAAGTTAATCCTTAATCCTGAAAATGCAGAGCTCATGGGCAAGTCAGGACGAGAATTTGTGTTAGCCAACAGAACCTGGGACCAAAACGCTCACCACATTGTCGAAGTTTACGAGCGAGTAATAAATAAAGCGCTGTGACAATGAGACTGTCCCTGTTCACAGGCATGAGATATGATTCTTGAGGCTAATCCTTAGTTTTCTTGGCTATAGGATCAGTTTGCAGGCCCTTTCGTAGGGAAAACGCTCGTACCAGAAGGAAAGTCACTTTAGTGAACAACATTAAAGAAGTCGCCGTAATCGGTTTGGGTTACATCGGATTGCCAACCGCGGCAATTCTTGCCTCGAAGGGCATTACCGTAAAAGGCGTAGATGTAACTCCTCGCACTGTAGAAGCCGTCAACAAGGGCGAAGTACCGTTTGTGGAACCAGCGTTGGGCGAGTTCGTATCCGCTGCTGTAGCTGCGGGCACTCTGTCTGCAAGCTTCGATACCCCAGAAGCTGAAGCGTACATCGTAGCCGTTCCCACTCCATTCAACGATGACTACACCGCTGACCTGTCTTACATCGAGGCAGCCGCTGAGGGTATCGCTCCAAAGCTGAAGGGCGGCGAACTGGTTATCCTCGAGTCGACTTCGCCTCCAGGTGCAACCCAGCACCTCTTCGACTACCTGCTGAACAAGCGCCCTGACCTGAACAAGGAAAGCCTGCTTGTAGCACACTGCCCAGAACGCGTACTTCCTGGCTACGTCATGGAAGAACTGGTTACCAATGACCGTATCGTTGGCGGCATCACCCCTGAAGCTGCAGACAAGGCAAAGGCTCTTTATGAGACTTTCTGCCAGGCAGCCATCCTGACCACGGATGCCGTAACCGCCGAAATGGCGAAGCTCGTTGAAAACTCTTTCCGC comes from Glutamicibacter arilaitensis Re117 and encodes:
- a CDS encoding glycosyltransferase; the protein is MSLNRNNMDESLSAKTILCVIDEESTNPQVYRRLVSTQLSSLRDMGAELVLLHVDGRAELLPAEYRSLDAELLVDKPIEGESDNQRSRKLAQRAVKHGKDSRYDIVIGFGWTLSRRVAGGQALSNKFWSVVDDPTESIDRSAWTNPTIVDALYRGSRKVFVFSDERRSILENTSNAANGRTYLPALHAYLDTSALKKKTYELGAATRVILPGLTQPAHYIDLLSELSELAKSGRSSYEFLFDGAEETWGELQNAPTTAVAAAIPGLKILRGHERFDGELTLGLVPNTAGEEWLSSFLIGEYLRHGVVPISLDRFLSLDHGNPAETISVADELSHLTIDVERLEDANRVIAAANLDTVGGRSVDGNETAPRKVVLAGADFKFAGDLVELLNESPDFDLKIDLWANNSHPDPTQSTPFVEWADIVICEFASFNAIWYSQNKRRNQKLIVRMHGYELLQPWIDQLAIDNVDQIVFVSEFYRRKAIETKGWDESKTSVISNTVDFGDLSRQKLPGAEFHLGMAGYVPILKRPDRALDLLEELLKHDDRFVLHMRGHEPWNYQWEWKKPAHQAAYRDFYSRIATDENLRTHISFESFGPDMAGWFRKIGWMLSPSYRETFHLAPVEGMASGALPVVWERDGADEIFPADYVVSDVTEAAQLILSTIEDCGAYETRAFEIQSFAARYSRSTVKSEWIELIHSTADMEVEARGTSASPHSSLEALIERHESNSSATSLLNAVSEAWRIRDYATAISLLDANIKLTANDTGELKQWEHWVRGTFQTAMNLESVLLKSVDGCVYHPRNDRAVVVSSEQAGAVILKSAVEGLDTKSIGIKLPVPGIELSHDNDLSNASAVSKDYLVKYDGTLRSNYYLVQAASEIASIFRDTSARVAVANGGFFESLATLVAARRVGIPFIWAPSASTDAAEFFSAFDEIRNDDPVHEIYQAILENTDAILNSQDHNVVLASLKHKIPVFDSISVENLESVIAQKGIRPQGTQNKLSIAYAGDGTSVDTLSIVAHVEVCTSDNVLQVLDTAPDVFVLELASGNVAPPAYEKSANFADTTNLQQIQKSILHSRVMGARSVFISHNDPEALGLGKEIARKCDVVVSNDRKSLISYMRLNPNSNQMAANISGGRRTAIIPSIPSRNIKPITPCEDGSLYPASLEDGLVAGRPVVPAWTSGLSWVDSSQIGDHDAVLRYEATGKQEDGLASLWANCVELSQGRSGLDFAVSVLRTAGFPVIHPRGETSKPFGQRLTVNADTTTQFKPEIVVKDSVILDDGLKRDLVALYRVSDAQRIVVETGADSAQSITITSANGHESVVSRARRTNQKSLKSASLSEFSDSGVSIVVATYNGAARLPRLLSTILKQRLPFSLLELVVVPNGPDDGTQDLLRAWSGEHPDISLKILPVEEAGVAKARNLGIANASRQYITFVDDDDYLEPNYLLSLYSRADNNTVVLGRLSDVDEETNEIVRDTTTNRRVTELSGRLLPLAQRAGALGMNGAKLLPTWLTRECTYDSSLRSGEDVAFMAQLLRKPGIFVTSSADVGEADYMRVMRFNSISRREETFEFMVLERLDVLALLHRTWEQSEYKGGKGTIQYLATGQLGFMKRFVLESRSIADYERTLHAIEERNMDSLAILQPLLANLRSAISDPMSLNDGKRISLARE
- a CDS encoding glycosyltransferase family protein — its product is MKLTSIELRRALWHLRTGGISQLREWYERETYTARSNGIRGSRASSLENELGLQFPVMVSEDRHRPVPVTNVAVILDDFSAKAWAPEWNCTFITPESWKQDLKSQKFDLLFVESAWAGNKKSWQYHLTGPTAPRPAFVEMVEGFKQLSIPTVFWNKEDPPHFADFLETAKLFEHVFTSDSRLIPEYRKELGHDRVSALSFAAQPEFHNPVRPLNQERRDVAFAGMYFADKYPERKEQMDIVLGGASDISSRLSTGLDIFSRQHGGDKKYQFPAPYDKNVVGSLDYEKMLSAYKYYKVFLNVNSVVDSPSMCARRIFEITAAGTPVVSAPSAAIENFFSASEVLQVSNRKEASDAIRSLVRSPELRDRMVHMGQRRIWQNHTYAHRAIQIEQQVGLQNSDNQPLRMTSTPNVTAIVSTIRPHQLHHIFKTVGKQRDVNVELILVTHKFTPDYNELASYAREAGISEYRVLELGEQSTLGDCLNAAVSEASGDFITKMDDDDLYGEHYLFDQVASLRFSGASVVGKQAHYMYLADSNATLLRFAEREHRFTDLVMGPTMLGHASVFKETPFKTRNRGEDTRFLKDIVERGGTIYSSDRFNFTQMRGSDGQSHTWDLSDAELTATGSIQWFGRNENHVFF
- a CDS encoding glycosyltransferase family 4 protein, which translates into the protein MLLTHSFTPEISPPQRRWSIIADELAQLGHRVTVVTPKSDRIATESQRLLLSNDRVKLQNYPSMRRSRTMLGKVVKHGVDAIISVPAAFLGQKPDVIVATVPAIPTLIVGYIASQLRRVPFVVDLRDAWPDLLSESQVLKLRWLEPLISKFISFVVNRSDMLITVTHGLAEKMQSNGAKNVATISNGVETERASLPITPRAHNDEFHILYLGNIGRSQGLETVIRAMTQVPDNVYLRVVGQGTEKNKLVEMAETLGINAEFLDPVYGREVLENYSWADTCLVSLRSDWPSFKYTVPSKLYELLYLNQHVTGLVQGEAAGIIRASEAGIVVEQSVPALVEYINQMAANPEFLRTERRGTAWVLENGSLRKSGREYASILSEVIESKSKR
- a CDS encoding glycosyltransferase family 4 protein, with amino-acid sequence MNLKVIPNAINTANLVISNIADDPTYFALQIGRRFRGNPVIRLVTSYLDRNSAPVEQRALGAMLNDDSSGLRAACGEWLGMETELPYSVFLANLCIASGEWHLAGMLLDGDSKSSRKIRAKARLMWSLGHMTNAIEILELIGRGRQLSHYRSELATFQGLAPTISAQAQSKSTSSEFRSVLYVATNSLPHTGSGYAQRTQSILKSLSGKKWNVKALTRVNYPINIGKLTAGKSDVVSGITYERCLPFPAKHDFAGRVQQQADDLLARVLNDRPDVLHTTTDFSNALAVRAVAEATGTPWIYEVRGQLADTWLSTRPEDSRSSERYRLFVEREADVARHADYVFTLGNEMKQNLVLAGVDESKISLLPNGIGEEFLQLPVNREDARGQLGLDSKAIYVGTVSSLVPYEGLSTVVEAIAKLASEHSNLRLLIVGDGTDRENLIRLAKTLGIESRCEFPGRVAREVAHLYHASLNAFVVPRVDSAVTRSVTPLKPVEAMASSVPVLASNLPALSELITDGESGHLIAAEDVSEWAEAIEKLILNPENAELMGKSGREFVLANRTWDQNAHHIVEVYERVINKAL
- the wecC gene encoding UDP-N-acetyl-D-mannosamine dehydrogenase produces the protein MNNIKEVAVIGLGYIGLPTAAILASKGITVKGVDVTPRTVEAVNKGEVPFVEPALGEFVSAAVAAGTLSASFDTPEAEAYIVAVPTPFNDDYTADLSYIEAAAEGIAPKLKGGELVILESTSPPGATQHLFDYLLNKRPDLNKESLLVAHCPERVLPGYVMEELVTNDRIVGGITPEAADKAKALYETFCQAAILTTDAVTAEMAKLVENSFRDVNIAFANELSVISDKLGIDVWELISLANRHPRVNILQPGPGVGGHCIAVDPWFIVSAAPEESKLIRMARNTNDAKPNWVIDKVVEATKAPSFNGKVAVLGLAFKANIDDMRESPSIAIARKLAESNPSIEFLAVEPHVDALPKNLAGIDNLKLVSTEEGLESASVITLLVDHDQFKAVPATALAGKEVIDTRGLWR